A single window of Streptococcus cristatus ATCC 51100 DNA harbors:
- the mutS gene encoding DNA mismatch repair protein MutS, whose product MAVEKLSPGMQQYLDIKKDYPDAFLLFRMGDFYELFYDDAVNAAQILEISLTSRNKNAENPIPMAGVPYHSAQQYIDVLVESGYKVAIAEQMEDPKEAKGVVKREVVQVITPGTVVDSSKPDSANNFLVALDYSDGLYGLAYMDLVTGEFQVTSLEDFALVCGEIRNLKAREVVLGYALPEAEEQVLAGQMNLLLSYVQTALDDVQLLGEELSPMERQAAGKLLEYVHRTQMRELSHLKKAQHYEIKDFLQMDYATKASLDLTENARSGKKHGSLYWLMDETKTAMGSRMLRSWIQRPLIDEARISQRQNVVEVFLDHFFERSDLTESLKGVYDIERLASRVSFGKTNPKDLLQLAATLGNVPQIKAILQGIDSPHLARLIEGLDPIPELAGLISSAISPDAPHIITEGNIIRTGFDETLDQYRLVLREGTGWIAELEVKERANSGISNLKIDYNKKDGYYFHVTNSQLAHVPSHFFRKATLKNSERFGTEELARIEGEMLEAREKSANLEYEIFMRIREEAGKYIQRLQALAQTLAAVDVLQSFAAVAEQQHLVRPVFTAERRLQIEKGRHPVVEKVMGAQSYIPNSILLDQETDIQLITGPNMSGKSTYMRQLAIIVIMAQMGSYVPAQSASLPVFDAIFTRIGAADDLVSGQSTFMVEMMEANRAIRQASDRSLILFDELGRGTATYDGMALAQAIIEHIHHYTGAKTLFATHYHELTALEDSLEHLENVHVATLEKDGQVTFLHKIEPGPADKSYGIHVAKIAGLPEKLLERADSILSHLESQNKGLDSELPDGSLQKQPQVAEQMSLFAEGSENPVLTELRDLDIYNMTPLEVMAAVAELKKKL is encoded by the coding sequence ATGGCAGTAGAAAAGTTATCGCCAGGCATGCAGCAGTATTTGGATATCAAAAAGGACTATCCAGATGCTTTCTTGCTCTTTCGGATGGGGGATTTCTATGAGTTGTTTTATGATGATGCGGTCAATGCCGCCCAGATTTTAGAGATTTCTCTCACCAGCCGCAATAAAAATGCAGAAAATCCCATTCCCATGGCTGGAGTTCCCTATCATTCGGCACAGCAATATATTGATGTTTTGGTCGAATCAGGCTATAAGGTAGCGATTGCGGAGCAGATGGAAGATCCCAAGGAAGCCAAGGGAGTTGTTAAGCGGGAGGTCGTTCAGGTTATCACGCCGGGAACGGTGGTGGACTCCAGTAAGCCGGACTCTGCTAATAACTTTCTGGTGGCTCTGGATTACTCAGACGGCCTCTATGGTCTGGCTTATATGGACTTGGTGACTGGTGAGTTTCAGGTGACCAGTTTGGAGGACTTTGCCCTGGTCTGCGGGGAAATTCGCAATTTGAAAGCTAGGGAAGTTGTGTTGGGCTATGCCTTGCCAGAAGCTGAGGAGCAGGTCTTGGCTGGACAGATGAACCTCTTACTGTCCTATGTACAGACGGCCTTGGACGATGTCCAGCTGCTGGGCGAGGAGCTGTCTCCTATGGAGCGTCAGGCAGCAGGGAAATTGCTGGAGTATGTGCACCGGACCCAGATGAGGGAACTCAGCCATTTGAAGAAGGCCCAGCATTATGAAATTAAGGACTTTCTGCAAATGGATTATGCCACTAAGGCGAGTCTGGATTTGACAGAAAATGCTCGTTCAGGCAAGAAGCACGGCAGTCTTTATTGGCTGATGGACGAGACCAAGACGGCCATGGGCAGTCGCATGCTGCGCTCTTGGATCCAGCGTCCGCTGATTGATGAAGCGCGAATTAGCCAGCGGCAGAATGTCGTCGAGGTTTTTCTGGATCATTTCTTTGAGCGGAGTGATTTGACGGAGAGCCTCAAGGGAGTCTATGATATCGAGCGGCTGGCTAGTCGAGTTTCTTTTGGTAAGACCAATCCCAAGGATCTGCTGCAGCTGGCAGCTACATTGGGCAACGTGCCTCAGATTAAGGCTATTCTGCAAGGGATCGACAGTCCGCATCTAGCTCGTTTGATTGAGGGCTTGGATCCTATTCCAGAGTTGGCGGGCTTGATTAGCTCGGCCATTTCGCCAGATGCACCTCATATCATCACCGAGGGCAATATCATTCGGACAGGTTTTGATGAGACCTTGGATCAATATCGGCTTGTGCTGAGGGAGGGGACCGGGTGGATTGCGGAGCTGGAAGTCAAAGAACGTGCCAACAGCGGCATCAGCAATCTGAAGATTGATTACAATAAAAAAGATGGTTACTATTTCCACGTGACCAATTCCCAGCTGGCTCATGTGCCTAGCCATTTCTTCCGCAAGGCGACCCTGAAAAATTCGGAGCGTTTCGGAACGGAGGAGCTGGCACGAATTGAGGGAGAGATGTTGGAGGCGCGTGAAAAATCTGCTAATCTGGAATACGAAATTTTCATGCGGATTCGCGAGGAAGCTGGCAAATACATCCAGCGCTTGCAGGCCTTGGCACAAACGCTGGCAGCTGTGGATGTCCTGCAGAGTTTTGCTGCGGTGGCAGAACAGCAGCATTTGGTGCGTCCCGTCTTTACTGCGGAGCGCCGTCTGCAGATTGAAAAAGGCCGCCATCCTGTTGTGGAAAAGGTGATGGGTGCCCAAAGCTACATTCCAAATAGTATTCTGCTGGACCAGGAAACGGACATCCAGCTGATTACTGGGCCTAATATGAGTGGGAAATCGACCTATATGCGCCAGCTGGCTATCATCGTTATTATGGCGCAGATGGGCTCTTATGTGCCCGCCCAGTCTGCCAGTCTGCCAGTATTTGACGCGATTTTCACTCGCATCGGTGCAGCGGATGATCTGGTGTCTGGCCAGTCCACCTTTATGGTGGAGATGATGGAGGCCAATCGGGCCATTCGACAGGCCAGCGATCGTTCGCTCATTCTCTTTGATGAGCTGGGGCGTGGAACGGCGACTTATGATGGGATGGCGCTGGCTCAAGCCATTATCGAGCATATTCATCATTATACTGGGGCCAAAACCCTCTTTGCCACCCACTATCACGAGCTGACAGCCTTGGAGGATAGTCTGGAGCATTTGGAAAATGTCCATGTGGCAACCTTGGAAAAGGACGGGCAGGTGACTTTCCTGCATAAGATTGAGCCGGGTCCGGCTGACAAGTCCTACGGAATCCATGTAGCGAAGATTGCCGGACTTCCTGAGAAATTACTGGAGCGGGCGGATAGCATTTTGAGCCATTTGGAGAGTCAGAATAAAGGACTTGACTCAGAGCTTCCTGATGGAAGCCTACAAAAGCAGCCGCAAGTGGCGGAGCAGATGTCTCTTTTTGCAGAAGGATCGGAAAATCCAGTCCTGACTGAACTACGAGACTTGGACATCTACAATATGACTCCCCTGGAAGTCATGGCGGCGGTAGCCGAGCTCAAGAAGAAGTTGTAA
- a CDS encoding DUF3021 family protein → MKTRLKELFFGGIGGIFIGLFFSMIVSYFYNPAYLPLHPRSPIGHFFLSQHVHVSLIMLYCMLIWFIMGAIFRWSGSFFQRDWSILRSIISHYGVMILTFALLANLAGFFPREKILSLTLTAVGEFTLIYLIISGAIYYRTYRNIQKINSGLSSKS, encoded by the coding sequence ATGAAAACTCGTCTTAAAGAACTCTTTTTCGGAGGAATTGGAGGGATTTTCATCGGTCTCTTCTTCTCCATGATTGTTTCTTATTTTTACAATCCAGCTTATCTACCGCTTCATCCTCGCTCGCCTATCGGCCACTTCTTTTTGAGCCAGCATGTCCATGTTTCTCTCATCATGCTCTACTGCATGCTTATCTGGTTTATCATGGGAGCTATTTTCAGATGGAGCGGAAGCTTCTTCCAAAGAGACTGGAGCATTCTGCGCTCCATCATCAGCCACTATGGTGTGATGATTCTGACCTTTGCACTTTTGGCTAATCTAGCTGGATTTTTCCCAAGAGAAAAAATACTCAGCCTGACACTGACTGCCGTCGGGGAATTCACCCTCATTTATCTGATTATTTCAGGTGCCATCTACTACCGCACTTACCGCAACATTCAAAAAATCAATAGCGGTTTGTCTAGCAAATCGTGA
- a CDS encoding LytTR family DNA-binding domain-containing protein gives MKVKLRIDSQVTEDSVSIEARLMTESIQELVHFAQHLGKEDKIHVKKEDEIYLLDAKEIHRVYTENRQVQVRTAKDGYRAQQALYQLLQVLPEYFLQISQSEIINSRQISHLKLTPNGLIQIFLKNGDQTYSSRRYLKSIKERLQL, from the coding sequence ATGAAAGTTAAGCTAAGAATCGATTCTCAAGTCACCGAAGACTCCGTCAGCATTGAGGCTCGCCTCATGACAGAAAGCATCCAGGAATTGGTCCACTTTGCTCAACATCTAGGCAAAGAAGACAAGATTCATGTCAAGAAAGAGGACGAAATCTATTTGCTGGATGCTAAGGAAATTCATCGAGTCTATACAGAAAATCGTCAGGTTCAGGTTCGAACAGCAAAAGACGGCTATCGAGCTCAACAAGCTCTTTATCAGTTGCTGCAGGTCCTGCCGGAGTATTTCCTGCAGATTTCTCAGTCAGAGATTATCAACAGCCGACAAATCAGCCACCTCAAGCTGACTCCAAATGGTCTGATTCAAATATTTCTGAAAAACGGTGATCAGACTTACTCGTCCCGCCGTTATCTCAAATCCATTAAAGAAAGGTTGCAATTATGA
- the mutL gene encoding DNA mismatch repair endonuclease MutL has protein sequence MSKIIELPEILANQIAAGEVIERPSSVVKELVENSIDAGASQITIEIEEAGLKSIQVTDNGEGIDHEDVPLALRRHATSKIKKQADLFRIRTLGFRGEAIPSIASVSRFTIETATEAGQHGTLLVAQGGEIEKHEPTSSPVGTKIKVEDLFFNTPARLKYMKSQQAELSHIVDVINRLSLAHPEVAFTLISDGREMTRTAGSGNLRQAIAGIYGLATAKKMVEISASDLDFEVSGYVSLPELTRANRNYITILINGRYIKNFLLNRAILDGYGSKLMVGRFPLAVINIQIDPYLADVNVHPTKQEVRISKERELMALISQAIATSLKEQDLIPDALENLAKSTVKRATKPEQTSLPLKENRLYYDKEQNDFFLKPQVAEQQLSFEELAKPVHQATDEKAEPQPTSVKFAERKPVSYDQLDHPELDQASLERAVDKLEQEEKSSFPELEYFGQMHGTYLFAQGKGGLYIIDQHAAQERVKYEYYREKIGDVDNSQQQLLVPYIFEFPADDMLRIKQRMELLEDAGIFLEEYGANQFILREHPIWFKEEEIEAGIYEMCDMLLLTKEVSIKKYRAELAIMMSCKRSIKANHSLDDYSARDLLFQLSQCDNPYNCPHGRPVLVNFTKSDMEKMFRRIQENHTSLRELGKY, from the coding sequence ATGTCAAAAATTATCGAACTTCCAGAAATTCTAGCCAATCAGATTGCGGCAGGTGAGGTCATTGAGCGGCCTAGCAGCGTGGTCAAGGAGCTAGTGGAAAATTCAATTGATGCGGGTGCTAGTCAGATTACCATCGAAATCGAGGAGGCCGGACTCAAGAGCATTCAGGTGACGGATAATGGCGAGGGCATAGACCACGAAGATGTCCCTCTGGCCCTCCGCCGCCATGCTACCAGTAAAATCAAGAAGCAGGCGGATCTCTTTCGGATTCGGACATTGGGTTTCCGAGGCGAGGCCATTCCTTCCATTGCTTCTGTCTCGCGTTTTACCATTGAGACAGCGACGGAAGCTGGCCAGCACGGGACTCTGCTGGTTGCGCAGGGTGGCGAGATAGAAAAGCACGAACCTACCAGCAGTCCGGTGGGAACGAAAATCAAGGTAGAAGATCTCTTCTTTAATACTCCAGCCCGGCTCAAGTATATGAAGAGCCAGCAGGCTGAGCTATCCCACATCGTTGATGTGATTAATCGGCTTAGTCTGGCCCATCCGGAAGTGGCTTTCACCCTTATCAGCGACGGCCGCGAAATGACACGGACTGCCGGCAGTGGTAATCTGCGTCAGGCTATTGCAGGAATCTATGGTTTGGCAACAGCTAAGAAAATGGTGGAAATCTCTGCTTCAGATTTGGACTTTGAAGTGAGCGGCTATGTCAGCCTGCCTGAGTTGACTCGTGCGAATCGGAATTATATTACGATTCTCATCAACGGCCGCTACATTAAGAATTTCCTGCTCAATCGAGCTATTTTGGACGGCTACGGCAGCAAGCTGATGGTAGGTCGCTTTCCACTAGCGGTCATCAATATTCAGATTGACCCCTATCTAGCCGATGTCAATGTCCATCCGACCAAGCAAGAGGTGCGCATTTCTAAAGAACGCGAACTCATGGCCTTGATTTCGCAAGCCATTGCGACTAGTCTCAAGGAGCAGGACCTTATCCCAGATGCTTTGGAAAATCTAGCCAAATCAACTGTTAAGCGTGCGACTAAGCCCGAACAGACTAGTCTTCCCCTTAAAGAAAATCGCCTCTACTACGATAAGGAGCAGAATGACTTCTTCCTCAAGCCGCAGGTGGCCGAGCAGCAACTATCCTTTGAAGAATTAGCAAAGCCTGTTCATCAAGCGACAGATGAAAAAGCAGAACCGCAACCGACTTCGGTCAAATTTGCAGAGAGAAAGCCAGTTAGCTATGACCAACTAGACCATCCAGAGCTTGACCAGGCTAGTCTGGAGCGGGCTGTGGATAAGTTGGAGCAGGAAGAGAAATCAAGCTTCCCAGAGTTAGAATATTTCGGTCAGATGCATGGTACTTATCTCTTTGCTCAGGGCAAGGGCGGTCTTTATATTATTGACCAGCATGCTGCCCAAGAGCGGGTCAAGTATGAGTATTATCGGGAGAAGATTGGGGATGTGGACAATAGCCAGCAGCAGCTTTTAGTGCCCTATATCTTTGAATTTCCAGCGGACGATATGCTGCGAATCAAGCAGCGGATGGAGCTATTAGAAGATGCTGGTATATTTTTAGAAGAGTATGGAGCCAATCAGTTTATCCTCCGTGAGCACCCCATTTGGTTTAAGGAAGAGGAGATTGAGGCAGGCATCTATGAGATGTGTGATATGCTGCTCTTGACCAAGGAAGTTTCCATCAAGAAATATCGAGCAGAGCTGGCCATTATGATGAGCTGCAAACGCTCCATCAAGGCCAATCACAGTCTGGATGACTATTCTGCGCGTGACTTGCTCTTTCAGCTGTCCCAGTGTGACAATCCCTATAACTGCCCACACGGCCGGCCGGTCTTGGTCAACTTTACCAAGTCGGATATGGAAAAAATGTTCCGCCGCATTCAGGAAAATCATACTAGCCTACGGGAGTTGGGGAAATACTAA
- a CDS encoding RDD family protein → MKLKTDNPLPVKTRLKELFGDWLFISGYLIALFLLAMGFYYLVLGGIPAFTEVQSQLLAFSTSVLSLTIIFAWLDYRKGSFGKRWAGLQLVYKHRSLSHSLLRSAIKFFPWQLGHMGAIRSAYQADALSIFLSTSAGILFLIFLLMGLLRKDKRHPADLLAGTQVQLKNSKQL, encoded by the coding sequence ATGAAACTAAAAACTGATAATCCCTTACCAGTCAAAACTCGTCTAAAAGAGCTGTTTGGAGACTGGCTTTTCATCTCGGGCTACCTCATTGCTCTTTTTTTACTGGCTATGGGTTTTTACTATCTGGTTTTAGGAGGCATTCCTGCATTCACTGAAGTCCAGAGCCAACTTCTGGCTTTTTCTACCTCAGTCCTGTCTCTAACTATTATCTTTGCTTGGTTAGACTATAGAAAAGGAAGTTTTGGCAAGCGTTGGGCAGGTTTACAGTTGGTTTACAAACATAGGAGCCTTTCCCACAGCCTTTTGCGCTCTGCTATCAAGTTTTTCCCTTGGCAGCTGGGACATATGGGAGCTATCCGTAGTGCTTATCAAGCAGATGCCCTGTCAATTTTCTTGTCAACTTCAGCAGGGATTCTCTTCTTGATCTTTCTGCTGATGGGACTGCTTCGCAAGGACAAACGCCATCCAGCTGATTTACTTGCTGGGACACAAGTTCAGCTCAAAAATTCAAAACAGCTCTAG
- a CDS encoding helix-turn-helix domain-containing protein, which yields MKLSDKLFELRKEKSWSQEKLAEQINVSRQSISKWESGQALPELEKIVELSKIFQVTTDYLLLEDSNKPEIKPVLSEDEKDRYYKQVKSYGFWHVLYIFVLALAIYLFSAGSIFPAKFTGLVWLTFFLLVASAMAINKALKMKEKYLDKVIGLDEDSKKEDAQDETKN from the coding sequence ATGAAACTCTCTGATAAATTATTTGAACTAAGAAAAGAAAAAAGCTGGTCACAAGAAAAACTGGCTGAACAAATCAATGTCTCTCGCCAGAGCATTTCTAAGTGGGAGTCTGGCCAAGCGTTGCCAGAGCTGGAAAAAATTGTAGAGCTGAGCAAGATTTTCCAGGTGACGACAGATTATCTGCTTTTAGAAGACAGCAACAAGCCGGAAATAAAACCCGTCCTCTCAGAAGACGAAAAAGATCGCTACTATAAGCAAGTAAAATCTTATGGCTTCTGGCATGTTTTGTATATTTTTGTATTAGCCTTGGCTATTTATCTCTTTTCCGCAGGTTCTATCTTTCCAGCAAAATTCACTGGCCTGGTCTGGTTAACTTTTTTCCTCCTAGTCGCATCCGCAATGGCTATTAACAAGGCGCTAAAGATGAAGGAAAAGTATCTGGACAAGGTTATAGGCCTTGATGAGGATTCTAAGAAAGAAGATGCTCAAGATGAAACTAAAAACTGA
- the ruvA gene encoding Holliday junction branch migration protein RuvA produces MYEYFKGIISKITAKYIVLEVNSIGYILHVANPYAYSSLVNQETQIYVHQVVREDAQLLYGFRSEEEKQLFLSLISVSGIGPVSALAIIAADDNAGLVQAIEQKNITYLTKFPKIGKKTAQQMVLDLEGKVVAADGPAASKAPVQTVDNQELEEAMEAMLALGYKAAELKKIKKFFEGTTDTAENYIKSALKMLVK; encoded by the coding sequence ATGTACGAATATTTTAAAGGAATCATCAGTAAAATCACAGCCAAGTACATTGTATTGGAAGTCAACTCGATCGGCTATATTCTTCATGTGGCCAATCCTTATGCATACTCAAGTCTAGTCAATCAAGAAACGCAAATTTATGTGCATCAGGTTGTCCGTGAGGATGCGCAGCTGCTTTATGGCTTTCGCTCAGAAGAGGAGAAGCAACTATTTCTCAGCTTGATTTCAGTCTCAGGTATTGGGCCAGTGTCTGCCCTGGCTATTATTGCGGCTGATGATAATGCTGGCTTGGTACAAGCTATTGAGCAGAAAAACATCACCTACCTGACCAAGTTTCCTAAAATTGGCAAGAAAACAGCCCAGCAGATGGTGTTGGACTTAGAAGGCAAGGTAGTGGCGGCGGATGGACCGGCAGCAAGCAAGGCGCCCGTCCAGACTGTGGATAATCAGGAGCTGGAAGAAGCCATGGAAGCCATGTTGGCATTGGGCTACAAAGCTGCTGAGCTCAAGAAAATCAAGAAATTCTTTGAAGGAACGACGGATACAGCTGAAAACTATATCAAGTCTGCTCTCAAGATGTTAGTGAAATAG
- a CDS encoding DNA-3-methyladenine glycosylase I — protein MTKRCGWVKMNNPLYVAYHDDEWGKPLHDDQKLFELLCMETYQAGLSWETILNKRQAFREAFHFYDAQKIAQMTDADLDALLDNPNIVRNKMKIYATRANAQAFLAVQKQFGSFNDYIWSFVDFKTIDNQITNYKEAPTKTELSESMSKALKKQGFKFVGPVCVYSFLEAAGLINDHEKNCDWK, from the coding sequence ATGACTAAACGCTGCGGCTGGGTAAAAATGAACAACCCCTTGTATGTAGCCTATCATGATGATGAGTGGGGTAAGCCCCTCCATGATGATCAGAAATTATTTGAATTGCTTTGCATGGAGACCTATCAGGCTGGACTTTCTTGGGAGACCATTCTCAATAAACGCCAAGCTTTTCGAGAAGCTTTTCATTTCTATGATGCCCAGAAAATTGCCCAGATGACGGATGCAGACTTGGATGCTCTTTTGGACAATCCTAATATCGTCCGCAACAAGATGAAAATTTATGCGACTAGGGCTAATGCCCAAGCTTTTCTGGCTGTTCAAAAGCAGTTTGGCTCTTTTAACGACTATATCTGGTCCTTTGTCGATTTCAAAACGATTGACAATCAAATTACGAACTACAAGGAAGCTCCGACGAAGACAGAGCTGTCAGAAAGCATGTCCAAGGCACTGAAAAAGCAAGGCTTCAAATTTGTCGGTCCCGTTTGTGTCTATTCATTCCTAGAAGCCGCTGGTCTTATCAATGACCATGAAAAGAATTGTGATTGGAAGTAG
- a CDS encoding CPBP family intramembrane glutamic endopeptidase, producing the protein MKTRKFLLIFITLYTILFLGRGLQLIGINWLIYPVYFLLFILGILAYREELKEQLALILTKKKEFLKTISLYMVFVFLLSIACNLLSALIKQSLGLPLQGQNEASIQGALLKNPFLILVIGCFIGPIVEEFFFRRFFLGTFLAKFSNWLGIVLTTFLFATLHMHSWALSEWVTAISYIAGGLLLSLLYLRKDKNIWYPIALHCCNNIIAFVITIFLM; encoded by the coding sequence ATGAAAACAAGAAAATTTCTCCTTATTTTTATCACCCTCTATACTATTTTATTTCTAGGTAGAGGCTTGCAGCTGATTGGAATAAATTGGCTGATTTACCCAGTTTATTTCCTTTTATTTATCTTAGGAATCTTAGCTTATCGTGAAGAATTAAAGGAGCAGTTGGCCTTGATTCTGACCAAGAAGAAGGAATTTCTAAAAACGATCTCTTTATATATGGTCTTCGTTTTCCTCCTGTCCATTGCCTGCAACCTGCTTTCAGCTTTGATTAAACAGAGTCTGGGCTTGCCGCTGCAGGGGCAGAATGAAGCCAGTATTCAAGGTGCCTTGTTGAAAAATCCATTTTTAATCTTGGTTATCGGTTGCTTTATCGGGCCAATCGTTGAAGAGTTTTTCTTCCGTCGCTTTTTCCTAGGCACTTTCTTGGCAAAATTCTCTAACTGGCTCGGTATTGTCTTAACAACCTTTCTATTTGCCACCCTTCATATGCACAGCTGGGCCTTATCAGAGTGGGTGACAGCTATTTCCTATATTGCCGGAGGTCTTCTTCTCTCGCTCCTGTATCTGAGAAAGGACAAAAATATCTGGTATCCAATTGCCCTTCATTGCTGTAACAATATCATTGCTTTTGTGATTACAATTTTTTTAATGTAG
- a CDS encoding GNAT family N-acetyltransferase: protein MDNRALVYLAENRILETERLLLRPMTMDDLLDYHEYTSDGELLKYDYPEHQSIEESRESLVLYNLSAPLGRYGIELKSEGKLIGNISLRIDTEQETAEIGYTVNANYHRKGYANEAALVLKELAQNMPGVKIFLVHTTKPNLASQGVLEKIGMTLIWEKEGLSLRGEPTIRLRYESQLKNDEKKA from the coding sequence ATGGACAATAGAGCTTTAGTATATTTGGCAGAGAATCGTATCTTGGAGACGGAGCGCCTTCTCCTACGTCCCATGACCATGGATGATTTGTTGGATTATCATGAGTATACTTCAGATGGAGAATTATTGAAATATGATTATCCAGAGCACCAAAGCATAGAAGAGAGCCGAGAGAGTCTTGTTTTATATAATTTAAGTGCTCCTTTGGGTCGCTACGGTATCGAGTTGAAATCTGAAGGCAAATTAATTGGCAATATCTCTCTTCGAATAGATACGGAACAAGAAACGGCGGAAATAGGCTATACAGTCAATGCTAACTATCACAGAAAAGGTTACGCAAATGAAGCAGCCTTAGTCTTAAAAGAATTGGCTCAGAACATGCCGGGGGTAAAGATATTTCTTGTCCACACGACTAAGCCCAATCTTGCTAGTCAAGGAGTTTTAGAAAAAATTGGGATGACCCTGATCTGGGAAAAGGAAGGATTGAGCCTTCGCGGAGAGCCGACCATCCGTCTCCGCTATGAAAGTCAGTTAAAGAATGACGAAAAAAAGGCCTAG
- a CDS encoding helix-turn-helix domain-containing protein, whose translation MKISQVLKDIRQQHQLTQEALAERLRVSRSAIARWESGKGIPDIGNLIAISREFDLSLDQLIKEDERLEKKALEDSKAKKWHYLVILYLLSILVYIGVSAYLHHIFMAGFLISTLFMLFFELRIFTKEKIWMQEEE comes from the coding sequence ATGAAAATCTCTCAAGTTCTCAAGGACATTCGTCAACAACATCAACTCACTCAGGAAGCCTTAGCAGAAAGACTCAGGGTTTCCCGCTCTGCCATTGCCCGCTGGGAAAGTGGAAAAGGGATCCCTGATATTGGCAATCTCATTGCTATCAGTCGGGAGTTTGATCTCAGCTTGGACCAGCTCATCAAGGAGGACGAGCGTTTGGAGAAAAAGGCCCTCGAAGACAGCAAGGCTAAAAAATGGCATTATTTAGTCATCCTCTACCTTTTGTCTATCTTGGTTTACATTGGTGTCTCTGCTTACTTACACCATATCTTTATGGCTGGCTTCCTCATCTCCACCCTCTTTATGCTCTTCTTCGAGCTACGCATCTTTACCAAGGAAAAGATTTGGATGCAAGAAGAGGAGTGA
- the recA gene encoding recombinase RecA, which yields MAKKQKNLDEITKKFGDERQKALDNALKNIEKDFGKGAIMRLGERAEQKVQVMSSGSLALDIALGAGGYPKGRIIEIYGPESSGKTTVALHAVAQAQKEGGIAAFIDAEHALDPSYAAALGVNIDELLLSQPDSGEQGLEIAGKLIDSGAVDLVVIDSVAALVPRAEIDGDIGDSHVGLQARMMSQAMRKLSASINKTKTIAIFINQLREKVGVMFGNPETTPGGRALKFYASVRLDVRGNTQIKGTGDAKDTNVGKETKIKVVKNKVAPPFKEAFVEIMYGEGISKTGELIKIATDLDIIKKAGAWYSYNDEKIGQGSENAKKYLTDHPEVFDEIDRQVRVRYGLIEDDEPAEAVKGKAEAPLEKLEEVTLDLDDAFDIEE from the coding sequence ATGGCAAAAAAACAGAAAAATTTGGATGAAATCACAAAGAAATTTGGAGATGAACGCCAAAAAGCTTTGGATAACGCTCTGAAGAATATTGAAAAAGACTTCGGTAAGGGAGCTATTATGCGTCTGGGCGAGCGAGCGGAGCAAAAGGTTCAAGTCATGAGTTCAGGCTCTCTGGCTTTGGATATTGCTCTCGGTGCGGGTGGCTATCCTAAGGGACGGATTATTGAGATTTACGGTCCAGAGTCTTCTGGTAAGACAACCGTTGCTCTTCATGCCGTTGCTCAGGCTCAAAAAGAAGGCGGCATCGCAGCCTTTATTGATGCAGAGCACGCTTTGGACCCGTCATACGCTGCAGCTTTGGGCGTAAACATTGATGAATTGCTGCTGTCACAACCAGACTCAGGGGAGCAAGGTCTTGAAATTGCAGGAAAATTGATTGACTCTGGTGCAGTTGATTTGGTCGTTATCGACTCAGTTGCAGCCCTGGTGCCACGTGCAGAAATCGATGGCGATATCGGTGACAGCCACGTCGGCTTGCAGGCTCGGATGATGAGCCAGGCGATGCGCAAATTGTCTGCTTCTATCAACAAAACCAAGACGATTGCCATCTTTATCAACCAACTTCGTGAAAAAGTTGGTGTTATGTTTGGAAATCCTGAAACAACACCAGGTGGACGTGCTTTGAAGTTCTACGCATCTGTTCGTCTGGATGTCCGTGGCAATACCCAAATCAAGGGTACGGGTGATGCGAAGGATACCAATGTCGGTAAGGAAACTAAAATCAAGGTTGTGAAAAACAAGGTGGCTCCACCATTCAAGGAAGCCTTTGTGGAAATCATGTATGGAGAAGGTATTTCTAAGACAGGCGAGCTGATTAAGATTGCGACTGACTTGGATATCATCAAAAAAGCGGGTGCTTGGTATTCTTACAATGATGAAAAAATCGGCCAAGGTTCTGAAAATGCGAAGAAATACTTGACTGATCATCCAGAAGTCTTTGACGAAATCGACCGTCAAGTCCGTGTACGTTACGGCTTGATTGAAGATGATGAGCCAGCAGAAGCAGTGAAGGGTAAGGCTGAGGCTCCTCTTGAAAAATTAGAAGAAGTGACTCTTGATCTAGACGATGCCTTTGATATTGAGGAATAA